One genomic segment of Calditrichota bacterium includes these proteins:
- a CDS encoding YbaB/EbfC family nucleoid-associated protein, with translation MKNLGIMGMLKQFQEVQEEMNRIKQELASQRVTASAGGGMVEVTANGRQKIIDIKIEPELLETNDREMLEDLIVAAVNLALEKASDLASEEMNKIAGGVLNNLPEGLKIPGFNA, from the coding sequence ATGAAAAATTTAGGGATCATGGGAATGTTGAAACAATTCCAGGAAGTCCAGGAAGAAATGAATAGAATTAAGCAGGAATTGGCGTCCCAAAGAGTGACGGCTTCGGCTGGTGGTGGCATGGTCGAGGTGACTGCGAACGGTCGACAGAAAATTATCGACATCAAAATTGAGCCGGAATTACTTGAAACGAATGATAGGGAGATGTTAGAGGATTTAATCGTAGCGGCTGTGAATTTGGCGCTGGAAAAGGCAAGCGATTTGGCCTCTGAAGAAATGAATAAAATCGCCGGCGGCGTTCTGAACAATTTGCCGGAAGGCTTGAAGATTCCAGGTTTTAACGCTTGA